A region from the Cannabis sativa cultivar Pink pepper isolate KNU-18-1 chromosome 9, ASM2916894v1, whole genome shotgun sequence genome encodes:
- the LOC115724176 gene encoding zeatin O-xylosyltransferase has product MRSSALKLKEQKTNIPQVPSMATSEDHSSKQHSLSSSSPVVVVMVPFPAQSHLNQLLQLSHVVTSLYDIPVHYVSSALHNSQVKSRASTLLHHSPKIHFHDFPTPYFLSPKPTKTPDNFPSHLIPAFEASVHLRQPFSALLTKLSTTARRVVVIHDNLMSYVVQDTASLAPNSEEYVFHCISSISRFSSIRDAMGIGFEADQDNQPKVPSLKGCLDPRFIAFKDKQMPFMRRNKSGHLYNACRFMERDFLEFILEKEREKDESVKIWAIGPLESVTTFKKIPLNSINNVSEKVYCLEWLEKQKPKSVLYISFGTTTFLEDKQIEEIAIGLEKSKVNFIWVLRDADRGDVFDDQKVGGRQLPKGFEESIKGKGLVVREWVPQLEILGHPSTGGFMSHCGWNSCLESMSLGVPLLAWPMHSDQPMNAALVTEFIKVGLKVREWEKRDELVSSSVIENVVKRLMASNEGDEIRKKAEELGGELRKATAEGGISRIELDSFISHITR; this is encoded by the coding sequence ATGCGCTCTTCTGCGCTTAAGCTGAAAGAACAGAAAACAAATATTCCACAAGTTCCATCCATGGCGACTTCTGAAGATCACAGCTCGAAACaacattcattatcatcatcttcACCTGTTGTTGTGGTAATGGTTCCTTTCCCAGCTCAAAGCCACCTAAACCAGCTTCTCCAGCTCTCCCATGTCGTTACTTCATTATACGACATCCCAGTCCACTACGTTAGCTCAGCTCTTCACAATTCCCAGGTCAAATCTCGAGCTTCAACCCTTCTTCACCACTCACCCAAAATCCATTTTCATGATTTCCCAACTCCATACTTTCTCTCTCCTAAGCCAACCAAGACTCCTGACAACTTCCCTTCACATCTAATCCCAGCCTTCGAAGCCTCTGTTCACCTTCGCCAGCCCTTTTCGGCTCTCCTCACTAAACTTTCAACTACAGCCAGAAGAGTTGTCGTTATACACGACAACTTGATGAGCTATGTCGTTCAGGACACTGCTTCTCTAGCACCCAACTCGGAAGAATATGTTTTCCATTGTATCTCCTCCATTTCAAGATTCTCCTCTATCCGAGACGCCATGGGAATAGGCTTTGAAGCTGATCAAGATAATCAGCCCAAGGTTCCATCATTAAAAGGGTGTTTGGATCCAAGATTTATAGCTTTCAAAGATAAACAAATGCCATTTATGAGGAGAAACAAATCTGGGCATCTTTACAACGCTTGCAGGTTTATGGAAAGAGACTTTCTGGAATTCATTCTCGAGAAAGAGCGCGAAAAAGATGAGAGTGTGAAGATATGGGCAATTGGGCCTTTAGAGAGTGTAACAACATTCAAGAAGATCCCACTTAACTCCATCAATAACGTTTCAGAGAAAGTTTATTGCTTAGAGTGGCTGGAGAAACAGAAGCCTAAATCTGTTCTGTACATCTCTTTTGGGACTACAACTTTTTTGGAGGACAAGCAGATTGAAGAAATAGCAATTGGTTTGGAAAAAAGTAAAGTAAACTTCATCTGGGTTTTGAGAGATGCAGACCGAGGAGATGTTTTTGATGACCAGAAAGTTGGAGGACGTCAACTTCCAAAAGGGTTCGAGGAAAGCATCAAAGGAAAGGGATTGGTGGTGAGGGAATGGGTGCCCCAATTGGAGATTTTGGGGCACCCATCAACAGGTGGGTTCATGAGTCATTGTGGGTGGAACTCTTGCTTGGAGAGTATGAGCCTGGGAGTGCCCTTACTAGCTTGGCCCATGCACTCAGATCAGCCTATGAATGCTGCTTTAGTCACGGAGTTTATCAAAGTTGGTCTGAAGGTTCGGGAATGGGAAAAGAGAGATGAGTTAGTGAGCTCATCTGTGATTGAGAATGTTGTGAAGAGATTAATGGCTTCAAATGAAGGAGATGAGATTAGGAAAAAAGCTGAGGAATTGGGTGGTGAGTTGAGGAAGGCTACTGCTGAAGGAGGAATTTCTCGGATTGAGTTGGATTCATTCATTTCTCATATTACTAGATAG
- the LOC115722007 gene encoding uncharacterized protein At3g49055 isoform X2, which yields MKNLRFKITKLRQSLEESRSDTERLQSLTDKQAQTIEGNKLYIKKLEERERVLTQNVEEFLLEIKETEAEVTRWREACELEVEAAKTETQERDKVIGILKQELEKTMASLDISNGKLKLKEELVAAAMAAQAAAEKSLQLADCRSAGLRERIEELSRKLEEAETRERHSFIMP from the exons ATGAAGAATTTACGGTTCAAAATCACTAAGTTGAGGCAATCTTTGGAAGAATCTAG GTCAGACACTGAGCGGTTGCAGAGTCTTACAGACAAACAAGCTCAAACTATTGAAGGAAACAAGTTATACATCAAGAAGTTGGAGGAAAGAGAGAGGGTGCTGACTCAAAAT GTTGAGGAATTCCTGTTGGAAATTAAGGAAACTGAAGCAGAGGTAACTAGATGGAGAGAAGCTTGTGAATTAGAAGTTGAGGCTGCGAAAACTGAGACTCAAGAACGCGACAAAGTG ATTGGCATTCTGAAACAAGAGTTAGAGAAAACAATGGCTTCTTTGGACATATCAAATGGCAAACTAAAGCTGAAAGAAGAACTTGTTGCTGCAGCCATGGCTGCTCAGGCTGCAGCAGAGAAGTCCTTACAGCTAGCTGACTGCAGATCTGCAGGGCTCCGTGAGAGGATAGAAGAGTTGTCCAGGAAACTAGAAGAAGCAGAAACTCGAGAGCGGCATAGTTTTATTAT GCCTTGA
- the LOC115722007 gene encoding uncharacterized protein At3g49055 isoform X1, which translates to MKNLRFKITKLRQSLEESRSDTERLQSLTDKQAQTIEGNKLYIKKLEERERVLTQNVEEFLLEIKETEAEVTRWREACELEVEAAKTETQERDKVIGILKQELEKTMASLDISNGKLKLKEELVAAAMAAQAAAEKSLQLADCRSAGLRERIEELSRKLEEAETRERHSFIMSVPHFIIDDKCYKYFY; encoded by the exons ATGAAGAATTTACGGTTCAAAATCACTAAGTTGAGGCAATCTTTGGAAGAATCTAG GTCAGACACTGAGCGGTTGCAGAGTCTTACAGACAAACAAGCTCAAACTATTGAAGGAAACAAGTTATACATCAAGAAGTTGGAGGAAAGAGAGAGGGTGCTGACTCAAAAT GTTGAGGAATTCCTGTTGGAAATTAAGGAAACTGAAGCAGAGGTAACTAGATGGAGAGAAGCTTGTGAATTAGAAGTTGAGGCTGCGAAAACTGAGACTCAAGAACGCGACAAAGTG ATTGGCATTCTGAAACAAGAGTTAGAGAAAACAATGGCTTCTTTGGACATATCAAATGGCAAACTAAAGCTGAAAGAAGAACTTGTTGCTGCAGCCATGGCTGCTCAGGCTGCAGCAGAGAAGTCCTTACAGCTAGCTGACTGCAGATCTGCAGGGCTCCGTGAGAGGATAGAAGAGTTGTCCAGGAAACTAGAAGAAGCAGAAACTCGAGAGCGGCATAGTTTTATTATGTCAGTACCTCATTTTATAATTGATGATAAATGTTACAAATACTTTTATtag